The following coding sequences are from one Phycisphaerales bacterium window:
- the queA gene encoding tRNA preQ1(34) S-adenosylmethionine ribosyltransferase-isomerase QueA, producing the protein MRLETEALDYQLPPERLALTPCQSRDHARLMVTHKSTGEVEHAHVADLPHFLKQDDLIILNETTVIPARFHGDRVDSGGHIEGLWIEALKEPNGQQGGQWRVMIKSNGKLRPGLKLAINDRHGCQDAHTLVLDEFDKNTWIVHPEPALDAKAFLEQVGLAPLPPYILAARRRQGIAGLDREDQDAYQTVYANPQCTGSIAAPTAGLHFTPQVIKSMTEKGVDLAYVNLTVGPGTFKTVECSYIDDHVVDPETFSVPKQTIEQLSQDRSGRRIAVGTTTVRTLESLAYPLPHQALAIHGQASLVITPGHTFQFIDALMTNFHLPSSSLLALAAAFAGLEQIKHWYEIAIAEEYRFYSYGDAMLILP; encoded by the coding sequence ATGCGGCTGGAAACCGAGGCTCTTGATTACCAATTACCGCCAGAGCGACTTGCGCTGACACCTTGCCAGAGCCGCGATCACGCAAGACTTATGGTGACACATAAATCGACCGGCGAAGTTGAACACGCACACGTAGCTGACTTGCCGCACTTTCTAAAACAAGATGATCTCATCATTCTGAACGAAACGACGGTGATCCCCGCTCGCTTTCATGGCGATCGCGTTGATAGCGGGGGACACATTGAAGGTCTATGGATTGAGGCGTTGAAAGAACCCAATGGCCAACAGGGTGGACAGTGGCGAGTCATGATTAAGAGCAATGGGAAGTTGCGCCCAGGGCTCAAGTTGGCAATTAATGATCGGCATGGTTGCCAGGACGCGCATACGTTGGTGTTGGACGAGTTTGACAAGAACACATGGATTGTGCATCCGGAGCCTGCACTCGACGCAAAGGCGTTTTTGGAACAAGTTGGCCTTGCTCCGTTACCACCCTATATCCTCGCAGCTCGACGCCGACAGGGGATCGCTGGGCTAGATCGCGAAGATCAGGACGCTTACCAAACCGTCTATGCAAATCCCCAGTGCACGGGATCAATTGCAGCACCAACAGCGGGACTTCACTTTACACCCCAGGTGATAAAGTCAATGACCGAAAAAGGCGTTGACCTTGCTTACGTCAATCTGACCGTTGGGCCAGGCACTTTCAAGACGGTCGAGTGCTCTTACATTGATGACCATGTCGTTGACCCTGAAACTTTTTCGGTACCCAAGCAAACGATCGAGCAACTCTCTCAGGACCGAAGTGGGCGACGCATTGCTGTGGGCACCACAACTGTGCGTACCCTTGAGTCGCTGGCCTACCCACTTCCTCATCAGGCACTCGCAATTCATGGCCAGGCCTCTCTTGTCATCACCCCTGGGCACACATTTCAGTTCATAGACGCATTGATGACGAATTTTCATCTTCCATCCTCTTCGCTCCTTGCACTAGCCGCTGCATTCGCTGGTCTGGAGCAAATTAAACACTGGTATGAAATCGCAATTGCAGAAGAATATCGCTTCTATAGCTATGGCGATGCCATGCTGATTCTTCCTTGA
- a CDS encoding UDP-N-acetylmuramoyl-L-alanyl-D-glutamate--2,6-diaminopimelate ligase has protein sequence MSIHDVREDSRSVAPGCLFVARKGGTYDGLSYLTDAQQAGAAAALVDQNDVVPASCERGMAILRTTNVGQMARTIAERVHGNPSQRLKVVGITGTNGKTTVAYFLQLILRHAGVRFGLLGTIWCDDGLGRHTANLTTPSGTDISRHLGRMARAGYVGCAMEVSSHALDQGRVDAINFDGAIFTNLTGDHLDYHGSMASYEAAKAKLFKQIPASGWGVINSDDDAAIAMSHACGGKIITSSTEGQAMCQATVRDARLNGTHVTVTGEWGDIEAFVPVVGLHNTANVLQAVAAAWALGVDRAGLERGLSCCQPPPGRLEFVAHDAALEAPTVLVDYAHTDDALDRVLSALRPLVPQGGRLRVVFGCGGDRDRTKRPRMGQVASRWADELFVTSDNPRTEDPQGIINEICRGIPSSPQVKMQQDADRGIAIARAIEDASHLDLILIAGKGHEPYQIIGTQRTNFDDREVARAALGLRAGVGSTSC, from the coding sequence GTGTCTATTCATGATGTCCGAGAAGATTCTCGTAGTGTTGCCCCAGGCTGCCTCTTTGTCGCCAGAAAAGGTGGCACCTACGATGGCCTGTCGTATCTCACCGATGCTCAGCAGGCCGGTGCGGCGGCAGCACTGGTTGACCAGAATGACGTTGTTCCAGCCAGCTGTGAAAGAGGCATGGCAATCTTACGAACGACAAATGTCGGACAAATGGCCCGTACGATTGCTGAGCGGGTGCATGGCAATCCAAGCCAGCGACTCAAGGTTGTGGGTATTACGGGCACGAATGGCAAGACGACGGTCGCCTATTTCTTGCAGTTGATTCTGCGACATGCAGGCGTGCGTTTTGGATTGTTAGGAACGATCTGGTGCGATGATGGACTAGGTCGCCATACAGCGAACCTCACAACGCCATCAGGAACGGATATTTCGCGGCACCTGGGTCGCATGGCTCGAGCAGGCTACGTCGGCTGCGCTATGGAGGTCTCAAGCCATGCGTTGGACCAAGGGCGCGTCGATGCAATTAACTTTGATGGAGCGATCTTTACCAATCTCACGGGCGATCATCTCGATTATCACGGTTCAATGGCTTCGTATGAGGCGGCAAAGGCGAAACTCTTTAAACAGATCCCGGCCAGCGGCTGGGGCGTCATCAATAGTGATGACGATGCTGCGATCGCCATGAGCCATGCCTGTGGCGGGAAGATCATTACCAGCAGTACTGAGGGGCAGGCAATGTGCCAGGCGACGGTCAGGGATGCTCGCCTCAACGGAACCCATGTGACCGTCACGGGCGAGTGGGGTGATATTGAGGCGTTTGTCCCTGTTGTGGGTTTGCATAACACCGCAAATGTGCTTCAGGCGGTGGCTGCAGCATGGGCACTTGGCGTTGATCGTGCCGGCCTTGAAAGAGGTCTTTCTTGCTGCCAACCGCCTCCGGGTCGACTGGAGTTCGTTGCTCACGACGCTGCCTTGGAGGCCCCAACGGTGCTGGTTGACTATGCCCATACTGATGATGCCTTAGATCGCGTGCTCAGTGCTCTGCGGCCGCTTGTGCCTCAAGGAGGCAGACTTCGCGTGGTCTTCGGCTGTGGAGGCGATCGTGATCGGACGAAGCGGCCTCGGATGGGACAAGTGGCTTCGCGATGGGCTGACGAGCTCTTTGTGACTTCTGATAATCCTCGAACAGAAGACCCTCAAGGAATTATCAATGAGATCTGTCGAGGCATTCCATCTTCCCCGCAAGTCAAGATGCAGCAGGATGCTGATCGGGGGATTGCTATTGCTAGGGCAATTGAAGATGCGAGTCATTTAGATCTCATTCTCATTGCTGGCAAAGGACATGAGCCTTACCAGATCATTGGGACTCAACGTACGAACTTTGATGATCGAGAAGTTGCCCGAGCAGCTCTAGGCCTTCGCGCAGGAGTTGGTTCTACCTCATGTTAA
- the def gene encoding peptide deformylase, whose protein sequence is MPIDISKLELVFFPATILKQPAEEINEINDEVRAVSRRMIEMLYEHKGVGLAGPQIGLPWRIFVTRAQPDSDENIKGSGRVFINPILTLDPKPLGEMEEGCLSLPDIHINIMRPMSATISAFDENGKAFEDQDNGYCARVWQHEFDHLNGTLIIDRMTPMDRLVTRKAIKSLRDSHKEA, encoded by the coding sequence ATGCCCATCGATATCTCCAAACTCGAATTGGTTTTCTTTCCAGCAACCATCCTGAAGCAGCCTGCAGAAGAGATCAATGAGATTAACGATGAGGTCAGGGCTGTTTCCAGACGGATGATCGAAATGCTCTATGAACACAAAGGCGTCGGCCTTGCTGGACCGCAGATAGGCCTTCCGTGGCGGATCTTTGTCACCCGAGCTCAGCCAGATAGTGATGAGAACATAAAGGGCTCGGGCAGGGTCTTTATCAACCCAATTCTGACCCTCGATCCCAAACCGCTTGGCGAAATGGAGGAAGGCTGCTTGAGTCTTCCTGATATCCACATCAATATTATGCGACCAATGAGTGCAACCATCAGCGCATTTGATGAGAATGGCAAGGCTTTCGAGGATCAAGATAATGGCTATTGCGCACGGGTATGGCAGCATGAGTTTGATCATCTCAATGGCACGCTCATTATCGATCGAATGACACCAATGGACCGGTTGGTGACACGCAAAGCCATCAAGAGCTTACGTGACTCCCATAAGGAGGCTTAG
- the fmt gene encoding methionyl-tRNA formyltransferase, giving the protein MRVVFYGSGAFGLPTLSWLKTNHEVVQVVSQPDRPAGRGRKSTPTPITSFAREHGLDHVTVEDVADPSVVEQLSQQDATANVVIAFGQKMPQSILEQRFACNLHASLLPSFRGAAPINRAIMSGKKETGLSVIALAQRIDAGEIYHQIACPLDPSRTAGEIHDFLAEMGPTAIDYVLNALDDGSLQGEAQDEALVTHAAKLSRDDGLVRFQGDADQVRAQIHGVTPWPGARAKLGPRPCKIGRVEVITENEAGRTSGQLRSDFAIQCTNGAVRPLEIQPAGSRMMPFAAFCNGAELTPGSCCTID; this is encoded by the coding sequence ATGCGTGTCGTGTTCTACGGTTCCGGTGCTTTCGGCCTACCGACTTTGTCATGGCTCAAAACCAACCATGAAGTTGTACAGGTGGTCAGCCAACCTGATCGACCAGCTGGTCGGGGTCGAAAGTCAACGCCAACACCGATTACCTCTTTTGCACGTGAGCACGGACTTGACCATGTAACTGTTGAGGATGTGGCTGATCCATCCGTTGTCGAGCAGCTTTCACAGCAGGATGCAACAGCCAATGTCGTCATTGCCTTTGGGCAGAAAATGCCTCAGTCAATCTTGGAACAGCGCTTCGCATGTAATCTCCACGCTTCACTTTTGCCATCGTTTCGTGGAGCTGCTCCGATTAATCGAGCCATCATGTCGGGCAAAAAGGAAACGGGCTTAAGCGTCATTGCTTTGGCGCAGCGGATTGATGCCGGCGAGATCTATCATCAGATTGCTTGCCCATTAGACCCCAGTCGCACTGCAGGTGAGATTCATGATTTCCTTGCCGAGATGGGCCCGACAGCAATTGATTATGTTCTCAATGCTTTGGACGATGGCTCTCTGCAGGGCGAGGCTCAGGATGAAGCACTTGTCACACATGCAGCCAAACTGTCTCGAGATGACGGCCTGGTTCGCTTTCAGGGCGACGCCGATCAAGTTCGTGCGCAGATCCATGGTGTTACGCCATGGCCGGGCGCTCGGGCCAAGTTGGGGCCCCGACCATGTAAGATCGGGCGTGTCGAAGTAATTACTGAGAATGAAGCAGGTCGAACTAGCGGGCAGCTGCGAAGTGACTTTGCAATTCAGTGTACAAATGGTGCTGTAAGGCCGCTTGAGATTCAACCAGCAGGGTCTCGAATGATGCCCTTTGCTGCATTCTGTAATGGGGCCGAACTGACGCCTGGTTCATGTTGCACGATAGACTGA